Proteins co-encoded in one Thermochromatium tepidum ATCC 43061 genomic window:
- a CDS encoding TrkH family potassium uptake protein translates to MKFDAVQKVLGLLLTLFSLSMLPPVVVSLIYDEGDVGPFLAAFTLIFVLGLLILLPVVRSQEVLRVRDGFLVVVLLWTMLGLAGALPFWLAPNPALSATDAVFESISGLTTTGATVIIGLDGLPKSILFYRQQLQWLGGMGIIVLAVAVLPMLGVGGMQLFRAEMPGPMKESKLTPRITETAKALWYVYLWMTLLCALAYWWAGMTAFDAIGHAFATVAIGGFSTHDLSIGYFDNTAIELIAVAFMTLAGMSFTLHFMVWRRQDPRLYFEDSEFRLYLLVLLTVIAITTLALYEGRVYATWWEAFTKGLFQAVSITTTTGFATAEFYTWPPFLQILLLLASFIGGCAGSTGGGIKVIRFLLLIKQGVREIGRLIHPNAQIPVRIGGKTVNHRVVDAVWGFFSLYVASFILMYLLLAATGLDLVTAFSAVAACINNLGPGLATVGPNYADLNDTAKWILCVAMLLGRLEIFTVLVLLSPTFWQR, encoded by the coding sequence ATGAAATTCGATGCGGTCCAGAAGGTCCTGGGGCTGCTCTTGACCCTCTTCAGCCTCAGCATGCTCCCGCCGGTGGTCGTCTCGCTCATCTACGATGAGGGCGACGTTGGACCCTTTCTGGCGGCCTTCACGCTGATCTTTGTCTTGGGGCTGCTGATCCTGCTGCCGGTGGTGCGCTCCCAGGAGGTGTTGCGAGTGCGCGATGGTTTTCTCGTCGTGGTGCTGCTCTGGACCATGCTCGGGCTGGCCGGCGCCCTGCCTTTCTGGCTGGCGCCCAATCCGGCCCTCTCGGCCACGGATGCGGTGTTCGAATCCATCTCGGGTCTGACCACGACCGGGGCTACGGTCATCATCGGGTTAGATGGCCTCCCCAAATCGATCCTCTTCTATCGCCAACAGCTCCAGTGGCTCGGCGGCATGGGCATCATCGTGCTGGCAGTGGCGGTGCTACCGATGCTCGGGGTCGGCGGGATGCAGCTCTTTCGCGCCGAGATGCCGGGCCCGATGAAGGAGTCCAAGCTCACACCGCGTATCACCGAGACCGCCAAGGCGCTCTGGTATGTCTATCTGTGGATGACGCTCCTCTGTGCACTCGCCTACTGGTGGGCCGGGATGACGGCCTTCGATGCCATCGGACATGCCTTCGCGACCGTGGCCATCGGCGGCTTCTCGACCCACGATCTAAGCATCGGTTATTTCGACAATACCGCCATCGAGCTGATCGCCGTGGCCTTCATGACCCTGGCCGGGATGAGCTTTACCCTGCACTTCATGGTGTGGCGGCGCCAGGATCCGCGTCTGTATTTTGAGGACAGTGAATTCAGGCTCTATCTGTTGGTGCTCCTGACAGTCATCGCTATCACGACCCTGGCCCTCTATGAGGGCCGGGTCTATGCGACCTGGTGGGAGGCGTTCACCAAGGGCCTGTTCCAGGCGGTCTCGATCACCACGACCACCGGCTTTGCGACCGCCGAGTTCTATACCTGGCCGCCCTTTCTTCAGATCCTGCTGCTGTTGGCCAGCTTCATCGGCGGCTGCGCGGGCTCGACCGGCGGCGGAATCAAGGTCATCCGCTTCCTCTTGCTCATCAAGCAGGGCGTGCGCGAGATCGGGCGTCTGATCCATCCCAATGCCCAGATCCCGGTGCGAATCGGCGGTAAGACCGTCAATCATCGCGTAGTCGATGCGGTTTGGGGCTTCTTCTCGCTCTATGTGGCGAGTTTCATCCTCATGTATCTGCTACTCGCCGCCACCGGGCTGGACCTGGTGACGGCCTTTTCGGCGGTCGCGGCCTGTATCAACAACCTGGGACCGGGGCTGGCCACGGTCGGCCCAAATTATGCCGATCTCAACGATACGGCCAAGTGGATCCTCTGTGTGGCCATGCTGCTCGGACGGTTGGAGATCTTCACCGTGCTGGTGCTGCTGTCACCGACGTTCTGGCAGCGTTGA
- a CDS encoding STAS domain-containing protein, translating to MPLITSFIPSEDRLDLSFHGNLDLTSTDEVCRVFAAIPANLQTCVMDLTQLERLFDSGLALLWMLNERLQHIGARVVVLSDHPEILSRIQRFMRNVLGVIPQDSALGTAVT from the coding sequence ATGCCGTTGATAACGTCGTTTATCCCAAGCGAGGATAGGCTCGACCTCTCCTTCCATGGCAACCTGGATCTGACGAGCACCGACGAAGTCTGCCGGGTGTTCGCTGCGATCCCCGCCAATCTTCAGACCTGTGTCATGGATCTGACCCAATTGGAACGCCTCTTCGACTCAGGTCTGGCGTTGCTGTGGATGCTCAACGAACGGCTCCAGCACATCGGCGCCCGGGTCGTGGTCCTCAGTGACCATCCCGAGATCCTCAGCCGCATTCAGCGCTTCATGCGAAACGTCTTGGGCGTCATCCCCCAGGACTCGGCCTTGGGCACCGCCGTCACCTGA
- the hrcA gene encoding heat-inducible transcriptional repressor HrcA, giving the protein MGIGKRTSTRDKLLKTEGRVSERAQHFLKALVERYIREGQPVGSRTLAKDTKLDLSPATVRNVMADLEDLGLITSPHTSAGRVPTVAGYRLFIDTLLTVRPPSEDDIASLRAQFEALQDPKSLVETASNLLSDITHLAGVVMMPRHERQAFRQIELLPLSDTRVLAILVTSEGEVHNRIINTERRFTPSQLEQAANYLNQMFTGQDIKDVRKRLLEDLQNTHAHMDQMMMHALAMAQNLVASAEDHDDCYIAGQTNLMEFGELASVDRLKALFDAFTQKREILHILDRCIAAEGVQIFIGEESGYALLGDCSLVTTPYRVDDRVVGVLGVIGPTRMDYQRVIPIVDVTARLLAAALRQRECETEF; this is encoded by the coding sequence GTGGGTATCGGGAAACGCACATCTACCCGTGATAAGCTCCTGAAGACCGAGGGCCGGGTCAGTGAGCGCGCGCAGCATTTTCTCAAGGCACTGGTCGAGCGCTACATCCGTGAGGGCCAGCCGGTCGGCTCACGCACCCTTGCTAAGGATACCAAACTCGATCTCAGTCCGGCGACCGTGCGCAATGTCATGGCCGATCTGGAGGATCTGGGGCTGATCACCTCGCCCCATACCTCGGCGGGGCGGGTACCAACGGTGGCCGGTTATCGCCTGTTTATCGACACATTGCTGACGGTGCGTCCGCCCTCGGAGGACGATATCGCCTCATTGCGCGCCCAGTTCGAGGCGCTCCAGGATCCCAAGTCCCTGGTTGAGACCGCCTCGAATCTGCTATCGGACATCACCCATCTGGCTGGGGTGGTGATGATGCCACGCCATGAGCGTCAAGCCTTCCGCCAGATCGAGCTGCTGCCGTTGTCGGACACGCGCGTGCTGGCGATCCTGGTAACCAGCGAGGGTGAGGTTCACAACCGCATCATCAACACCGAACGGCGTTTCACGCCCTCGCAGCTCGAGCAGGCGGCGAACTATCTCAACCAGATGTTCACCGGGCAGGACATCAAAGATGTCCGCAAGCGGTTGCTGGAGGATCTCCAGAACACCCATGCCCACATGGATCAGATGATGATGCACGCCCTGGCCATGGCGCAGAACCTGGTGGCCTCGGCCGAAGACCACGACGACTGTTACATCGCCGGACAGACCAATTTGATGGAGTTCGGCGAGCTGGCGAGTGTGGATCGGCTCAAGGCGCTGTTCGATGCCTTCACCCAGAAGCGTGAGATCCTGCACATCCTGGATCGCTGCATCGCCGCCGAGGGGGTGCAGATCTTCATCGGCGAGGAGTCGGGCTATGCGCTGCTTGGCGATTGCAGTCTCGTGACCACGCCCTATCGGGTGGATGATCGGGTCGTCGGTGTGCTGGGTGTCATCGGCCCGACGCGCATGGACTACCAGCGGGTGATCCCGATCGTCGATGTTACGGCGCGCCTACTAGCAGCGGCGCTGCGGCAGCGAGAGTGCGAAACAGAGTTTTAA
- the dnaJ gene encoding molecular chaperone DnaJ, which translates to MAKRDYYEVLGVQRNASEADIKKAFRRLAMKYHPDRNPGDSEAEAKFKEAKLAYDVLTDPKKRSAYDQFGHAGVEGAGSGFGGFGGGPGDFAGTGSFSDIFGDVFGDIFGGGRASGRRAQRGVDLRYDLSLTLEEAVAGKEVKIRIPTWVDCQFCNGTGAKPGTKPKTCPTCGGHGQVRMQQGFFSIQQTCPECRGTGTIIEERCPHCYGRGRIQEEKTLAVKVPPGVDTGDRIRLAGEGERGEYGGPPGDLYVQIQVMEHPIFTREGSDLYCQVPISFVTAALGGELEVPTLDGKVVLKIPPGTQTGRMFRIRNKGVKPVRGGVVGDLICRVQIETPVDLTERQKELLREFEASLQAGGSRHNPQSHSWLDGVKHFFEKMGL; encoded by the coding sequence ATGGCAAAACGCGACTATTACGAAGTGCTTGGGGTTCAGCGCAACGCCAGTGAGGCCGACATCAAGAAGGCCTTCCGGCGGTTGGCGATGAAGTACCACCCTGACCGCAATCCGGGCGACAGCGAGGCCGAGGCCAAGTTCAAGGAGGCCAAGCTCGCCTATGACGTGCTGACCGATCCCAAGAAGCGTTCGGCCTACGATCAGTTCGGTCATGCTGGCGTCGAGGGGGCCGGATCCGGGTTCGGCGGTTTCGGCGGCGGGCCAGGCGACTTTGCCGGCACAGGCTCCTTCTCCGACATCTTCGGCGACGTCTTCGGCGACATCTTCGGCGGCGGGCGCGCCAGCGGGCGGCGCGCGCAGCGCGGGGTCGATCTACGCTACGACCTGTCGCTGACCCTAGAAGAGGCGGTCGCGGGTAAGGAAGTCAAGATCCGCATCCCAACCTGGGTCGATTGTCAGTTCTGTAACGGCACTGGCGCCAAGCCGGGCACCAAGCCCAAGACCTGTCCGACCTGCGGCGGTCATGGTCAGGTGCGGATGCAGCAGGGGTTCTTTTCTATCCAGCAGACCTGTCCCGAGTGTCGGGGTACAGGCACCATCATCGAGGAGCGCTGTCCGCACTGTTATGGGCGGGGGCGGATCCAGGAAGAAAAGACGCTGGCGGTCAAGGTTCCGCCGGGGGTCGATACCGGCGACCGTATCCGGCTGGCGGGCGAGGGCGAGCGCGGTGAGTACGGCGGGCCCCCGGGGGATCTCTATGTCCAGATCCAGGTCATGGAGCATCCGATCTTCACCCGCGAGGGGTCTGACCTCTACTGTCAGGTGCCGATCAGCTTCGTCACGGCGGCGCTCGGCGGCGAACTGGAGGTGCCGACGCTCGACGGTAAGGTGGTGCTCAAGATCCCGCCCGGGACCCAGACCGGCCGGATGTTCCGTATCCGCAACAAGGGCGTCAAACCCGTGCGCGGCGGCGTGGTCGGGGATCTGATCTGTCGCGTCCAGATCGAGACGCCGGTAGACCTCACCGAACGCCAGAAGGAACTGTTGCGCGAGTTCGAGGCCAGCCTCCAGGCAGGCGGGTCGCGGCACAATCCGCAGTCGCATTCCTGGCTCGACGGGGTCAAGCACTTCTTCGAGAAGATGGGCCTCTAG
- the recN gene encoding DNA repair protein RecN, whose amino-acid sequence MLTYLQIRDLAIVSHLELELRPGMTALTGETGAGKSILIEALGLVLGDKAEAGLIRVGCERAEILAEIDLDRAPDARDWLVAQGLDDDNACVIRRLIAREGRSRAFINGRAATSAQLRDLGERLVDIHGQHAHQSLLRPDAQRDLLDAYGRHGDKSAAVATAFRTFRDLDQRLQALEAASTDRAARLDLLRFQVAELAALGLSVADIQNLDQEQRRLSHLGRLQETVGRLLILLADGEPAIDDQLRTATRELDELAGIDPALTESRDLLETAAIHASEAAAGLRRYLDGLDLDPALLQTVEHRLGQIHDLARKYRVKPTELPELLEQRRAELEALEQSDLTLGDLRERRERMWCDFLAAATELTHARRAAAEQLAPTVTRSMQQLGMSGGQFEIQLDPLPAERASAHGLERVEMWVSANPGQPLQPLARVASGGELSRISLAIQVATAECGRVPTLVFDEVDVGIGGGVAEIVGRLLRKLGESRQVLCVTHLPQVAAQAHHQLRVRKEIIEGETFTRIEPLDDRARIDEIARMLGGTEITARTRDHASEMLDWTR is encoded by the coding sequence ATGCTGACTTATCTCCAGATCCGGGATCTGGCCATCGTCAGTCATCTCGAGCTCGAATTGCGCCCCGGCATGACCGCGCTCACTGGCGAGACGGGTGCCGGCAAGTCGATCCTGATCGAGGCGCTGGGACTGGTGCTTGGCGACAAGGCCGAGGCCGGACTGATCCGTGTCGGATGCGAACGCGCCGAGATCCTGGCCGAGATCGACCTCGATCGTGCGCCGGACGCGCGCGACTGGCTGGTCGCGCAGGGCCTGGACGATGACAATGCCTGCGTGATCCGGCGCCTGATCGCGCGCGAGGGCCGCTCGCGTGCCTTCATCAACGGACGCGCGGCGACCAGTGCCCAGTTGCGCGACCTCGGCGAACGCTTGGTCGACATCCACGGCCAGCACGCCCACCAATCGCTGCTGCGCCCCGATGCCCAGCGCGACCTGCTCGATGCCTATGGCAGGCACGGTGACAAGAGCGCGGCAGTCGCAACGGCCTTTCGTACCTTCCGCGACCTCGACCAGCGCCTCCAGGCGCTGGAGGCGGCCAGTACCGACCGCGCCGCACGGCTGGATCTGCTGCGCTTCCAGGTTGCAGAACTCGCAGCGCTGGGATTGAGCGTCGCGGACATTCAAAACCTCGATCAGGAACAGCGCCGCTTGAGCCATCTCGGACGGCTGCAGGAGACGGTTGGACGCCTGCTGATCCTGCTGGCGGACGGTGAACCTGCAATCGACGATCAGCTGCGCACCGCCACGCGCGAGCTCGATGAGCTGGCCGGCATCGATCCGGCGTTGACCGAGAGTCGGGATCTGCTAGAAACAGCCGCCATCCATGCCAGCGAGGCGGCGGCCGGACTGCGCCGCTATCTCGATGGGCTGGATCTGGATCCGGCCCTGCTCCAAACAGTCGAGCACCGTCTCGGTCAGATCCATGATCTCGCGCGCAAGTATCGCGTCAAGCCGACCGAACTGCCCGAGCTGCTCGAGCAGCGTCGCGCCGAACTGGAGGCGCTCGAACAGTCCGACCTCACGCTCGGCGATCTGCGCGAGCGCCGCGAACGGATGTGGTGCGACTTCCTTGCCGCTGCCACCGAACTCACGCACGCCCGCCGGGCCGCCGCCGAGCAGCTTGCGCCCACGGTCACACGCTCGATGCAGCAGCTCGGGATGAGCGGCGGTCAATTCGAGATCCAGCTTGATCCACTGCCCGCGGAACGCGCGAGCGCCCATGGCCTGGAGCGGGTCGAGATGTGGGTCAGCGCCAATCCCGGCCAGCCCCTGCAACCCCTGGCCAGGGTCGCCTCCGGCGGCGAGCTCTCGCGCATCAGTCTCGCCATCCAGGTCGCCACCGCCGAATGTGGACGGGTGCCGACCCTGGTCTTCGATGAGGTCGATGTAGGCATTGGTGGGGGCGTGGCCGAGATCGTCGGACGCCTGCTGCGCAAACTCGGTGAGTCGCGCCAGGTGCTCTGCGTCACCCACCTGCCCCAGGTCGCCGCCCAGGCGCATCATCAGCTGCGTGTGCGCAAAGAGATCATCGAGGGTGAGACCTTCACCCGCATCGAACCGCTCGACGACCGCGCCCGCATCGATGAGATCGCCCGGATGCTCGGTGGCACCGAGATCACCGCCCGCACCCGCGACCATGCCAGCGAGATGCTCGACTGGACGCGCTGA
- the grpE gene encoding nucleotide exchange factor GrpE: protein MSTEPQSPEVAPQEARQHDEAAVRAAVEAYREADSTLDEISMPTDGLNAEPAATPESEAAQPEEPSVEELSAALDAARAEIEESRDQVLRARAELENLKRRHAQELEKVHKFALDGFVRELLQVRDSLELGCNAARDANTDVGKLREGTELTLKLLGDVMEKFGVGVVDPTGQPFDPEFHQAMSMQPRDDVPPNTVVLVIQKGYTLNGRLVRPALVMVSQAPEQ from the coding sequence ATGAGCACTGAACCCCAGAGCCCGGAGGTGGCGCCTCAGGAAGCGCGCCAGCACGACGAGGCCGCCGTGCGCGCGGCCGTGGAGGCCTACAGGGAAGCCGACAGCACGCTCGACGAGATATCCATGCCGACGGACGGGTTGAACGCCGAGCCCGCGGCGACGCCCGAGTCCGAGGCCGCCCAGCCTGAGGAACCTTCGGTCGAGGAGCTAAGCGCGGCCCTGGATGCCGCGCGCGCCGAGATTGAGGAGAGCCGTGATCAGGTCCTGCGCGCCCGCGCCGAGTTGGAGAATCTCAAGCGCCGTCATGCCCAGGAGCTAGAAAAGGTGCACAAGTTTGCACTCGACGGCTTCGTGCGCGAGCTGCTCCAGGTGCGCGACAGTCTCGAACTCGGCTGCAACGCGGCACGGGACGCAAACACCGACGTCGGTAAGCTGCGCGAGGGCACGGAACTGACGCTCAAACTGCTCGGCGACGTGATGGAAAAGTTCGGCGTGGGCGTGGTCGATCCGACCGGTCAGCCCTTTGACCCCGAGTTCCATCAGGCCATGTCGATGCAGCCGCGCGATGATGTACCGCCCAATACCGTGGTGCTGGTCATCCAGAAGGGCTATACCCTCAACGGGCGCCTGGTGCGTCCGGCACTGGTCATGGTCTCGCAGGCGCCGGAACAGTAG
- a CDS encoding HD-GYP domain-containing protein — protein sequence MIKKIDVADLRVGMYVHDLNCGWLDHSFLFNRFHIKSESNIERIRRLGIQELYIDTTKGLDVPEAPSEGEVVSQLEQELTDVGEQARLLPQPTSLGEERVQAKRIHEDALEVVTGLMRDARLGLPITLDQARNTIGEMVGSIFRNQNALLALGRIRHRDRYTFEHSVNVAVLMVSFARELGMEPSVIEEIGIGALLHDIGKTQVPDAILNKPGRLSDDEFAIMRSHVVHSRDILAAIPGFSPMALAVAAEHHERFDATGYPDGKGGESISVYGRMAAIVDVYDAITADRVYHNGMEPHQALRKLLEWSRFHLDPDLVRHFIRCVGIYPVGSLVRLESNRLGVVLENGREGHKAPIVRVVMDARWRRFLPVEDLDLSRKVRGRQDRILGIEDPSQWGIDCDAILMLPC from the coding sequence ATGATCAAGAAGATCGACGTCGCCGACCTGCGCGTCGGCATGTATGTCCATGACCTCAACTGCGGCTGGCTGGATCATAGCTTTCTGTTCAATCGATTTCACATCAAATCCGAGTCCAATATCGAGCGCATCCGGCGTCTGGGTATCCAGGAACTCTACATCGACACCACCAAGGGTCTCGATGTCCCGGAGGCGCCCAGCGAAGGTGAGGTGGTCTCGCAGCTCGAGCAGGAATTGACCGATGTCGGTGAGCAGGCTCGTCTCCTGCCACAGCCAACCTCGCTCGGTGAGGAGCGGGTACAAGCCAAGCGCATCCATGAGGATGCGCTTGAGGTCGTCACTGGACTCATGCGGGATGCCCGGCTCGGTCTGCCGATCACGCTGGACCAGGCGCGTAACACCATTGGCGAGATGGTCGGCTCGATCTTTCGCAATCAAAACGCGCTCCTGGCCTTGGGGCGCATCCGCCATCGCGATCGCTATACCTTCGAACACTCGGTCAATGTCGCAGTGCTCATGGTTTCGTTTGCGCGCGAGCTGGGGATGGAGCCCTCGGTGATCGAGGAGATCGGTATCGGCGCCCTGCTGCACGACATTGGCAAGACCCAGGTTCCGGACGCCATCCTGAACAAACCCGGCCGGCTCTCGGACGATGAGTTCGCGATCATGCGCAGCCACGTCGTCCATAGCCGCGACATCCTCGCCGCCATCCCGGGGTTCTCACCGATGGCGCTGGCGGTTGCCGCCGAGCATCACGAGCGCTTCGATGCCACCGGCTATCCGGACGGTAAGGGCGGCGAGTCGATCTCGGTCTATGGTCGGATGGCGGCCATCGTCGATGTCTATGACGCCATCACCGCGGATCGCGTCTATCACAATGGGATGGAGCCCCATCAGGCGTTGCGCAAGCTGCTCGAATGGAGCCGTTTTCACCTCGACCCTGATCTGGTCCGGCATTTCATCCGCTGTGTCGGCATCTATCCGGTCGGCAGTCTGGTCCGGCTGGAGAGCAACCGGCTTGGTGTGGTGCTTGAGAATGGACGAGAAGGGCACAAGGCACCCATCGTTCGGGTCGTGATGGATGCGCGCTGGCGCCGCTTTCTGCCGGTTGAGGATCTGGATCTGTCCCGTAAAGTCCGCGGCAGACAGGATCGCATCCTGGGTATCGAAGACCCCAGTCAATGGGGGATAGATTGCGACGCGATCCTGATGCTGCCGTGCTGA
- a CDS encoding NAD(+) kinase: MPAFQTLGLIAKQGDPERVRGTLVRLRKHLRARAVEVRLEAESARLLDAPIGEALTLDQLGAVCDLIVVVGGDGTLLHAARVMAPHDVPMLGINLGRLGFLVDVSPEHIESTLDRVLAGEFASDRRSMLAARIVTDQDSGEPEAALNDVTIHKWGTARLIELEIRIDGIFVSVQRSDGLIVSTPTGSTAYALSGGGPLVDPALEAILLVPICPHDLSNRPLVVPAGRTIDVRVLGSEQGHVQVTCDGQTDLRLPPGAWVRIARHPHTAHLIHPKGHDYYQILRAKLHWGGHNITRTSPC, from the coding sequence ATGCCCGCCTTCCAGACCCTCGGTCTCATCGCCAAGCAGGGCGACCCCGAGCGGGTGCGCGGAACCCTCGTGCGACTGCGCAAACATCTGCGCGCGCGCGCCGTCGAGGTGCGGCTGGAGGCCGAGAGCGCCCGCCTACTCGACGCCCCGATCGGCGAGGCCCTAACCCTGGACCAACTGGGTGCAGTCTGCGACCTGATCGTCGTGGTCGGCGGCGACGGCACCCTCCTGCATGCTGCGCGGGTCATGGCGCCGCACGACGTTCCGATGCTCGGTATCAATCTCGGGCGACTGGGTTTTCTGGTCGATGTCTCGCCCGAACATATCGAATCGACGCTGGACCGTGTCCTGGCCGGTGAGTTCGCCTCCGATCGACGCTCGATGCTCGCGGCCCGGATCGTCACCGACCAGGACAGCGGCGAACCCGAGGCCGCGCTCAACGACGTGACCATTCACAAATGGGGCACAGCCCGCCTGATCGAGTTGGAGATCCGGATCGATGGCATCTTCGTCAGCGTCCAGCGCTCCGACGGACTCATCGTCTCGACCCCGACCGGCTCGACCGCCTATGCGCTCTCGGGCGGCGGCCCACTGGTCGATCCGGCGCTGGAGGCGATCCTGCTGGTCCCCATCTGCCCGCACGATCTGAGCAATCGCCCACTCGTGGTACCGGCTGGACGCACCATCGATGTCCGGGTGCTCGGGTCTGAGCAGGGCCATGTCCAGGTCACCTGCGACGGCCAGACCGATTTGCGACTGCCGCCCGGTGCCTGGGTACGGATCGCGCGCCATCCGCACACGGCCCATCTGATCCATCCCAAGGGCCACGACTATTATCAGATTCTGCGTGCCAAGCTCCACTGGGGCGGGCATAACATTACACGGACCTCGCCATGCTGA
- the dnaK gene encoding molecular chaperone DnaK: protein MGKIIGIDLGTTNSCVAVMEGGNVKVIENAEGDRTTPSIVAYTSDGEILVGQSAKRQAVTNPKNTLFAIKRLIGRRFDDAVVSKDRDMVPYKIVRADNGDAWVEVNGKKMAPPEISAKVLQKMKKTAEDYLGHPVTEAVITVPAYFNDSQRQATKDAGRIAGLEVKRIINEPTAAALAYGMDKKRGDQKIAVYDLGGGTFDISIIEIAEIEGEHQFEVLSTNGDTFLGGEDFDLRIIDYLVETFKKEQGVDLRNDPLALQRLKEAAEKAKIELSSSQQTDINLPYITADQTGPKHLNIKLTRAKLESLVEDLIERTMEPCRIALKDAGLTASEINEVILVGGQTRMPKVQEQVERFFGKTPRKDVNPDEAVAIGAAIQGGVLAGEVKDVLLLDVTPLSLGIETLGGVMTKLIEKNTTIPTSASQVFSTADDNQTAVTVHVLQGEREQAKYNKSLGRFDLTDIPPAPRGVPQIEVKFDIDANGILHVSAKDKATGKQQSIVIKASSGLSEEEIQRMIKDAEAHAEDDRQFHQLVAARNQADTMIHAVRKSLEQLGDQVERGERESIEAAIKELEEAVKGEDRGRIESLTKKLGDVSGKLAERIYAKSGDAGAGGQSSSAGSSGSGTHDDVVDAEFEEVKDDRK from the coding sequence ATGGGAAAGATCATCGGTATCGACCTCGGCACCACCAACTCGTGCGTAGCCGTGATGGAAGGGGGCAACGTCAAGGTCATCGAGAACGCCGAAGGCGACCGGACCACACCCTCGATCGTCGCCTACACCAGCGATGGCGAGATCCTGGTCGGTCAGTCGGCCAAGCGCCAGGCCGTCACCAACCCCAAGAACACCCTCTTTGCCATCAAGCGCCTGATCGGGCGACGTTTCGATGACGCTGTCGTCAGCAAGGACCGCGACATGGTCCCCTACAAGATCGTGCGTGCCGACAATGGCGACGCCTGGGTCGAGGTCAATGGCAAAAAGATGGCCCCGCCCGAGATCTCGGCCAAGGTGTTGCAGAAGATGAAGAAGACCGCCGAGGACTATCTCGGTCACCCGGTCACCGAGGCAGTGATCACGGTCCCGGCCTACTTCAACGACTCGCAGCGTCAGGCGACCAAGGATGCCGGGCGCATCGCCGGTCTCGAGGTCAAGCGCATCATCAACGAACCCACGGCGGCGGCGCTCGCCTACGGCATGGACAAGAAGCGCGGGGATCAGAAGATCGCCGTCTATGACCTGGGCGGCGGTACCTTCGACATCTCCATCATCGAGATCGCCGAGATCGAGGGCGAGCACCAGTTCGAGGTACTCTCGACCAATGGCGACACCTTCCTCGGCGGCGAGGACTTTGACCTGCGCATCATCGACTACCTGGTCGAGACCTTCAAAAAAGAGCAGGGGGTGGATCTGCGCAATGATCCGCTGGCGCTCCAGCGGCTGAAGGAGGCCGCCGAGAAGGCCAAGATCGAGCTCTCTTCGAGCCAGCAGACCGACATCAATCTGCCCTATATCACTGCCGATCAGACCGGACCCAAGCACCTCAACATCAAGCTGACCCGCGCCAAGCTGGAGTCCCTGGTCGAGGATCTGATCGAGCGCACCATGGAACCCTGCCGCATCGCGCTTAAGGACGCGGGGCTGACCGCCAGTGAGATCAACGAGGTTATCCTGGTCGGCGGTCAGACCCGCATGCCCAAGGTCCAGGAGCAGGTCGAACGCTTCTTCGGCAAGACCCCGCGCAAGGATGTCAACCCCGACGAGGCCGTCGCCATCGGGGCGGCGATCCAGGGTGGTGTGCTCGCGGGCGAGGTCAAGGACGTGCTGCTTTTGGACGTCACCCCGCTGTCGCTCGGCATCGAGACACTCGGCGGTGTGATGACCAAGCTGATCGAGAAGAACACCACCATCCCGACCTCGGCGAGCCAGGTGTTCTCGACCGCCGACGACAACCAGACCGCTGTCACCGTGCACGTCCTCCAGGGCGAACGCGAACAGGCCAAGTACAACAAGTCGCTCGGTCGCTTCGACCTGACTGACATCCCACCGGCCCCGCGCGGTGTCCCCCAGATCGAGGTCAAATTCGACATCGACGCCAACGGCATCCTCCATGTCTCGGCCAAGGACAAGGCGACCGGCAAGCAGCAGTCGATCGTCATCAAGGCCTCTTCAGGGCTGTCTGAAGAAGAGATCCAGCGCATGATCAAGGATGCCGAGGCCCATGCCGAGGACGACCGCCAGTTCCATCAGCTGGTCGCTGCGCGCAACCAGGCCGATACCATGATCCATGCCGTGCGCAAGTCGCTGGAACAGCTTGGCGATCAGGTCGAGCGCGGCGAGAGGGAGTCGATCGAGGCCGCCATCAAGGAGCTGGAAGAGGCGGTCAAGGGTGAGGATCGGGGGCGCATCGAGTCGCTGACCAAGAAGCTCGGCGATGTCTCCGGCAAGCTGGCCGAGCGGATCTATGCCAAATCCGGTGATGCCGGCGCGGGTGGGCAGTCGTCGAGCGCCGGCTCGTCCGGCAGCGGCACCCATGACGACGTGGTCGACGCCGAGTTCGAAGAAGTCAAGGACGATCGCAAGTGA